From the genome of Canis lupus familiaris isolate Mischka breed German Shepherd chromosome 8, alternate assembly UU_Cfam_GSD_1.0, whole genome shotgun sequence, one region includes:
- the LOC119872802 gene encoding uncharacterized protein LOC119872802 isoform X1, producing the protein MLTGPHLTQAPHPALCPPAWRAILGPLRARPRSCSLACAGIPSRWAGQLAGGRGPETLRCKPQGRRRRDNEGQRAAPPLRPPGAASQAHLVWWASRVIFALSHFGRVNAMINPHRLSKYQHPELWKPRPRKAVLGGLRHMAVHCCTSHCHHQSPSLVWAPGSEKGWLRLQQHPQSGGLRSPRQLRPSPDRSGRGFGDAPSCPQRQAV; encoded by the exons ATGCTCACAG GGCCGCACCTGACTCAGGCTCCCCACCCTGCGCTCTGTCCGCCTGCGTGGAGAGCCATCCTTGGCCCGCTGAGGGCACGGCCGCGGAGCTGCTCCCTCGCGTGTGCAGGGATTCCGAGCCGTTGGGCGGGTCAGCtcgcgggggggcggggacctGAAACCCTCCGATGCAAACCACAAGGCCGTCGACGGAGGGACAATGAGGGACAGCGTGCAG CACCGCCTCTCAGGCCTCCGGGAGCAGCTTCTCAAGCACACCTGGTCTGGTGGGCATCCAGGGTCATCTTCGCACTGTCCCACTTTGGCAG AGTGAACGCCATGATAAATCCTCACAGATTATCCAAGTATCAACATCCTGAATTgtggaaaccaaggcccagaaaa GCTGTTCTAGGGGGACTCAGGCACATGGCTGTGCACTGCTGCACCTCCCACTGTCACCACCAGTCTCCGAGTCTAGTCTGGGCACCTGGCAGTGAGAAGGGCTGGCTCAGGCTCCAGCAGCACCCTCAGAGTGGTGGCCTCAGGAGTCCCAGGCAGCTCCGGCCCTCCCCAGACAGGAGTGGGAGAGGCTTCGGGGATGCACCTTCATGTCCACAACGTCAGGCAG TTTAA